In Phyllostomus discolor isolate MPI-MPIP mPhyDis1 chromosome 3, mPhyDis1.pri.v3, whole genome shotgun sequence, a single genomic region encodes these proteins:
- the PHAX gene encoding phosphorylated adapter RNA export protein → MAQEAGDMEDGQLSDSDSDMTVAPSDRPLQVPKALGGESAARPFQGTAATCAPVSHYRTVKGVDSSEESCSDSDDDSSLWKRKRQKCFNPPPKPEPFLFGQSSQKLPFAGGKKVNNIWGAVLQEQSQDAVATELGILEMEGTIDKSRQCETYNYLLAKKLKRESQHTTELDKELDEYMQGGKKTDSKEEENGQGHLKRKRPVKDRLGDRLEMNYKGRYEITEDDSEEKVADEITFRLQEPKKDLIARVVSIIGNKKAIELLMETAEVEQNGGLFIMNGSRRRTPGGVFLNLLKNTPSITEEQIKDIFYIENQKEYENKKAARKRRTQLLGKKMKQAIKSLNFQEDDDTSRETFASDTNEALASLDEPQEGHGETKLDAEEAIEVDHSHDLDIF, encoded by the exons ATGGCGCAGGAGGCAGGCGACATGGAAGATGGACAGCTTTCTGACTCGGATTCCGACATGACGGTCGCACCCAGCGACAGGCCGCTGCAGGTGCCG AAAGCACTAGGTGGGGAAAGTGCAGCGAGGCCCTTCCAGGGCACTGCAGCAACCTGTGCACCAGTCTCTCATTATCGGACAGTTAAAGGTGTGGACTCAAGTGAAGAGAGTTGTTCTGATTCAGATGATGATAGCTCTCTTTGGAAACGCAAGCGACAGAAATGTTTCAACCCCCCTCCCAAACCAGAGCCTTTTCTGTTTGGCCAGAGCAGCCAGAAGCTTCCTtttgctggagggaagaaggTTAACAACATATGGGGTGCTGTGCTGCAGGAGCAGAGTCAAGATGCAGTGGCCACTGAACTTGGTATCCTGGAAATGGAAGGCACCATTGACAAAAGCAGACAATGCGAGACCTACAATTATTTGCTTGCTAAGAAACTTAAGAGGGAGTCTCAACATACAACAGAATTAGACAAAGAGCTAGATGAATATATGCAAGGTGGCAAGAAAACAGActcaaaggaagaggaaaatgggcAAGGTCATCTCAAACGGAAACGACCTGTCAAAGACAGACTAGGGGATAGACTAGAAATGAACTACAAAGGCCGGTATGAGATCACAGAGGACGATTCTGAGGAGAAAGTGGCTGACGAAATTACTTTCAG GTTGCAGGAACCAAAGAAAGATCTGATAGCCCGAGTAGTGAGTATAATTGGGAACAAAAAGGCAATTGAACTTCTGATGGAAACTGCAGAAGTTGAACAAAATGGTGGCCTTTTTATAATG aaTGGTAGTCGAAGAAGAACACCAGGTGGagttttcctgaatctcctgAAAAACACTCCCAGTATCACTGAAGAACAGATTAAG GACATTTTCTACATTGAAAATCAAaaggaatatgaaaataaaaaagctgcTAGAAAGAGGAGAACACAGCTGTTGGGGAAAAAGATGAAACAAGCTATTAAAAGTCTAAATTTTCAAGAAGATGACGATACATCACGAGAAACTTTTGCGAGTGACACAAACGAGGCCCTGGCCTCTCTCGATGAGCCACAGGAGGGACATGGAGAAACAAAGCTGGATGCAGAGGAAGCCATTGAGGTTGACCATTCTCACGACTTGGACATTTTCTAG
- the TEX43 gene encoding testis-expressed protein 43, whose translation MASGKDTCPILPKLANNCSDEKSNKPDNKSSEIHLPRFSLKQGMIPRRYTMPWKESMEFRSVNLKHAEACGIYAGPLEDSLFLNHSERLCHGEDRKVVLKKSPSKIKIADMPMHSPLSRYQSTVISHGFRRRLV comes from the exons ATGGCATCAGGAAAAGACACTTGTCCTATCTTACCTAAACTGGCCAACAACTGCTCAGATGAGAAGTCAAATAAGCCTGATAATAA GAGTAGTGAGATTCATTTGCCACGATTTTCGTTAAAGCAAGGGATGATCCCAAGACGTTACACTATGCCTTGGAAAGAAAGTATGGAATTCAGGAGTGTGAATCTGAAG CATGCCGAAGCGTGTGGGATCTATGCTGGCCCTTTGGAAGACTCTCTGTTTTTGAATCACAGTGAAAGGCTTTGCCATGGGGAAGACCGTAAAGTGGTGCTAAAGAAAAGCCCATCGAAAATAAAAATCGCAGATATGCCTATGCATTCGCCTCTCTCCAGATACCAAAGCACCGTGATTTCCCATGGCTTCAGGAGACGGCTGGTTTGA